A genome region from Mycobacterium sp. 3519A includes the following:
- a CDS encoding TetR/AcrR family transcriptional regulator, producing MVAQTRTPRSAWIDAGLQALASGGPDAVRVDLLAKSLGVTRGGFYWHFASRQVFLDALLDAWEHASTDEVLTRVEAEGGDARTKVRRAGMLTFSADLLPIDLAVRDWARRDRSVAKRLRRVDNNRMAYLRTMIGTFSDDPDDVEARSLLAFSLAIGSHFIAADHAGRSRGQVLKRATQRLLT from the coding sequence ATGGTCGCCCAGACCCGCACACCGCGCAGTGCGTGGATCGACGCCGGACTGCAGGCGCTCGCCTCCGGCGGACCGGACGCGGTTCGGGTGGACCTGCTGGCGAAATCGCTCGGCGTCACCAGGGGCGGCTTCTACTGGCATTTCGCCAGCCGTCAGGTGTTCCTGGACGCGCTGCTCGACGCGTGGGAGCACGCCAGCACCGACGAAGTGCTCACGCGTGTGGAGGCCGAGGGAGGCGACGCCCGAACGAAGGTGCGCAGGGCGGGCATGCTGACGTTCTCGGCCGACCTACTGCCGATCGATCTCGCGGTGCGCGACTGGGCCAGACGTGACCGCTCGGTGGCCAAACGCCTGCGCCGCGTCGACAACAACCGAATGGCTTACCTGCGAACGATGATCGGCACGTTCAGTGACGATCCCGACGACGTGGAAGCTCGCAGCCTGCTGGCCTTCTCGCTCGCCATCGGCAGCCATTTCATCGCCGCCGACCACG